In one window of Acanthopagrus latus isolate v.2019 chromosome 15, fAcaLat1.1, whole genome shotgun sequence DNA:
- the LOC119033820 gene encoding calcium homeostasis modulator protein 2-like yields MAAAALVTENFKFVSLFFKSKDVMIFNGLIALGTVAGQTAYNVFAFHCPCSSGRNYRYGLAAIGVPALAFFLVGIMMNKNTWDLVSECRLRNCRKLSGAAAFALQGTIIGRAVVAPLTWVVISLLQGQAYTCALSEFVNSSTLVGFPSDQGSEVMAKFPCKEDVPTEVRVFWPEIERQLKYESQLIGWLLVAGTSVAVFLMLCMKRCTSPLGYLQEDYWSEYRSSEKALFERTAAVHARLLAAENIKSFFGFVALDKDEKEQAAEYQTATPICSTNWNRVTGVYLYREKNKLPLYSRLNKWATYNQEHNEEAMEKEMDMIY; encoded by the exons atggctgctgctgcactcgTCACAGAGAACTTTAAGTTTGTGTCCCTCTTCTTCAAGAGCAAAGATGTGATGATCTTCAACGGTCTGATCGCTCTGGGAACGGTGGCCGGCCAGACTGCGTACAATGTTTTTGCCTTTCACTGCCCATGTTCCTCTGGGAGGAACTACCGCTATGGCCTGGCTGCCATCGGTGTCCCAGCACTGGCATTTTTCCTGGTGGGAATAATGATGAACAAGAACACATGGGACCTTGTGTCCGAGTGCCGGCTCAGGAACTGCAGGAAGCTGTCGGGGGCTGCTGCCTTTGCGCTGCAGGGAACCATCATAGGTCGAGCCGTGGTAGCTCCTTTAACGTGGGTGGTTATCTCTCTGTTGCAGGGCCAGGCGTACACATGTGCCCTCAGTGAGTTTGTTAACTCGAGTACACTGGTCGGTTTTCCCAGTGatcaggggtcagaggtcatggcGAAATTCCCGTGTAAAGAAGATGTTCCGACAGAGGTGCGAGTCTTCTGGCCTGAAATTGAGCGGCAGCTGAAATATGAATCTCAG CTGATAGGCTGGCTGCTGGTGGCAGGAACCTCTGTGGCTGTGTTCCTGATGCTGTGCATGAAGCGCTGCACCTCTCCTCTGGGTTACCTGCAGGAGGACTACTGGTCCGAGTACCGCTCGAGTGAAAAGGCCCTCTTCGAGCGCACGGCAGCCGTCCACGCCCGCCTCCTGGCCGCAGAGAACATAAAGAGCTTCTTCGGCTTTGTGGCACTGGACAAGGATGAGAAGGAGCAGGCGGCTGAGTATCAGACCGCCACTCCCATCTGCAGCACTAACTGGAACAGAGTGACCGGTGTCTACCTCTACAGGGAGAAGAATAAGCTGCCGCTGTACAGCAGGCTCAACAAGTGGGCCACATACAACCAAGAGCATAATGAGGAGGCAATGGAGAAAGAGATGGACATGATCTACTGA
- the vps8 gene encoding vacuolar protein sorting-associated protein 8 homolog has product MTDSPDARSLVSASSQLNLMEVDTIDDKEFDIPQVDTPPTLESILNELEDEEEPFVLEDTCVLNTDNMDAHSCDTSSLASSDSGDPVHLKRKRRTVDLNPTVHGSVLRHSLLKGISAQIVSAADKVDAGLPTAITMSGVIAVGTSHGLALVFDTNQALRLCLGSKATGAEFGAVSALSINHDCSRLLCGFAKGQITMWDLANGKLLRTINDAHPPGTAILHVKFTDDPTLAVCNDSGGSVFELAFRRVMGMRSCDSRCLFSGSKGEVCSIEPLHAPQDFRDHPITHYSLLAMASLTKILVIGLKPSLKVWMTFPYSKSDPSSVPQLAWQFVPVQKTVNPVLAFSKGDTVHFLLVKKEETGTIHVIKQRQLHLSCDIISLSWINSRTLLLVDSHEKLQVVDRPSQEILETLDLEQVQLVYNSRHFKSLATGGNVSQALALVGEKACYQSVSSYGGQIVYLGTKSAHIMALRNWRERIDCLLKQEHFVEALSLAWSFHEGTAKAVVGLFGDPVKRKGVVSDKMVEIIFQFTEHALKKCPEQGKIQVMEQHFHDVVPVLVDYCLLLQRPDLLFNQLYSRLVENTVAKGVFLESLESYIVADRLGHLTTPIMKDLLAHYQSNGMMDSLERCIVHLDITSLDIQQVVQVCWDNQLYDAMIYVFNSGMNDYITPMEKLFAVIGSPIREGRSLTEEEVIMGNKLLVYISCCLAGRAYPLGDIPEDLVVQVKNQVYEFLIRLHSADSSDEEEVFPYIRTLLHFDTREFLNVLAMTFEDFKNDKQALEYQQRIVDILLQVMVDNPDFTPSQVGGLFTFLARQLAKPDNTLFVNRKLFDQVLEFLCCPDDDSRHTERQQVLLELLHVGGVVQFNEERLLALAEKAKFYQICEFLYEKKHLYDKIIDCYLRDPLRKGEIFSYIHNLLSMPGYSPEEKQTVKEKVLQNMQELVTLDPSKLADLVVFHFVEEVQQIISEFQDDELLYKFLSCLLEPREVHHPGTMLLLEHDLHELLLDLLCRFAPQNLLSFLQTSQHYRLKEAIEITQKYHHNEATAYLLEKKGDTQGAFDVLLETLKEKLSVLTAESDREVEEEESHDDEEKTDSESTLTGVKDSLNDIIALCHRSSPNLDQQQREVLWFPLLETMMNSQRQGKGLGAKHTFEVLKELTMKVLNCMSSFISLPAIIQQILQDPVYGTGKLAEIQGLILGMLDTFTYEQTLLETTTSLLNHDLHWSLAHLRAAVTRGLHPRQDYCNICLQQYKRRQDSAEEIIVFSCGHLYHVQCLQQKDCGWAVAPELQQRWSCYKCSSSKGGRGGTSSEPKRGRSTSLAQTRVTSVHHDAGAEADRKKVFVEATLDLHQEQSWDQLRCLYRGPSRLSILSELSHSNEKPGLLITAQPGSENFQLKLSPPPLFEE; this is encoded by the exons ATGACGGACTCTCCGGACGCCCGCAGCTTGGtgtctgcttcctctcagcTCAACCTGATGGAGGTGGACACG ATTGACGACAAGGAGTTTGACATTCCCCAAGTGGACACACCTCCCACACTGGAGAGCATCCTCAATGAG ctggaggatgaggaggaaccGTTTGTGTTGGAGGACACCTGTGTGctcaacactgacaacatggaCGCTCACTCCTGTGACACCTCGTCTCTGGCCAGCTCAGACAGTGGAGACCCAGTACACCTCAAAcg aaagaggaggacagTGGATCTGAATCCGACAGTTCATGGGTCTGTTCTTCGACACAGTCTGCTGAAAGGCATCTCTGCACAGatcgtctctgctgct GACAAAGTTGATGCTGGACTACCAACTGCTATA ACAATGTCAGGTGTGATTGCTGTGGGAACGTCTCATGGTCTGGCCCTGGTCTTTG ATACCAACCAGGCTCTACGGCTCTGTCTAGGCTCAAAGGCAACCGGGGCAGAGTTTGGCGCTGTCTCTGCCCTCAGCATCAACCATGATTGCTCACGACTTCTGTGCGGCTTTGCCAAAGGACAG ATCACAATGTGGGATCTAGCCAATGGGAAGCTTCTAAGAACTATCAATGATGCCCACCCTCCAGGGACAGCTATACTGCATGTGaag TTCACAGATGACCCAACTCTTGCAGTGTGCAATGACAGTGGAGGATCAGTTTTCGAGCTGGCTTTCAG GAGGGTGATGGGGATGCGGTCCTGTGACTCCCGGTGTCTCTTCAGTGGTTCTAAAGGGGAGGTCTGCTCCATTGAACCTCTACATGCCCCTCAAGACTTCAGAGACCATCCCATCACGCACTACTCACTGCTGGCTATGGCCTCTCTCACTAAG ATTCTGGTCATTGGACTGAAGCCCTCGCTCAAAGTCTGGATGACTTTTCCCTACAGCAAG TCTGATCCGTCCAGTGTTCCTCAGCTGGCCTGGCAGTTTGTTCCAGTACAGAAGACTGTAAACCCGGTCCTGGCTTTTTCCAAAGGAGACACAGTACACTTCCTCCTg GTAAAGAAGGAGGAGACGGGGACCATCCATGTCATTAAACAAAGACAGCTCCACctcagctgtgacatcatcagcctgAGT TGGATTAACAGTAGGACCCTGCTCCTGGTAGACAGCCATGAAAAGCTTCAGGTGGTGGACCGGCCCAGTCAGGAGATTTTGGAGACTCTGGATTTGGAGCAGGTGCAACTGGTCTATAACAGCCGACATTTCAAATCGCTGGCCACTGGAGGGAATGTCTCCCAGGCTCTG GCTTTAGTGGGAGAAAAGGCCTGCTACCAGTCAGTCTCGAGCTACGGAGGACAGATTGTCTATTTGGGCACCAAG TCAGCTCACATTATGGCTCTACGGAACTGGAGAGAG CGTATAGACTGTCTGCTGAAGCAGGAGCATTTTGTTGAGGCTCTCTCTCTGGCCTGGTCCTTCCATGAGGGGACTGCTAAGGCTGTAGTTG GCCTTTTTGGAGATCCAGTGAAAAGGAAAGGAGTGGTCAGTGACAAG ATGGTAGAGATCATTTTCCAGTTTACAGAGCATGCTTTGAAGAAGTGTCCTGAACAAGGCAAGATTCAAGTGATGGAGCAACACTTTCAC GATGTGGTTCCAGTCCTGGTTGATTACTGCCTGTTGCTACAGAGGCC tGACCTGCTGTTTAACCAGCTGTATTCTCGGCTCGTGGAGAACACGGTTGCTAAGGGCGTCTTCCTGGAGTCACTGGAGTCATACATTGTAGCTGACCGACTTGGTCACCTTACCACACCAATCATGAAGGACCTTCTGGCCCATTACCAAAGCAATGGCATGATGGACAGCCTGGAGAGATGCATTGTCCACCTGGATATCACCAGTCTGGACATACAACAG gtGGTTCAAGTGTGTTGGGACAACCAGCTCTATGATGCCATGATCTACGTTTTCAACAGTGGAATGAATGACTACATCACACCTATGGAG AAACTCTTTGCTGTGATTGGTTCACCAATTAGAGAGGGGAGAAGTCTAACAG aagaggaggtgaTAATGGGAAACAAACTTCTGGTGTACATAAG CTGCTGTCTTGCTGGAAGGGCATATCCACTGGGAGACATACCTGAAGACCTTGTGGTTCAAGTAAAGAACCAG GTGTATGAGTTTCTTATCCGTCTCCACTCAGCCGACTCATCAGATGAGGAAGAGGTTTTTCCATATATTCGTACTCTCCTCCACTTCGACACGCGGGAGTTCCTCAATGTCCTTGCCATG ACATTTGAAGACTTTAAGAATGACAAGCAGGCTCTTGAGTACCAGCAGAGGATAGTGGACATCTTactacag GTGATGGTTGACAACCCAGACTTTACGCCTTCCCAGGTGGGTGGGCTCTTCACCTTTTTGGCTCGCCAGTTGGCCAAACCAGACAACACGCTTTTCGTGAACAGGAAGCTCTTTGATCAG GTGCTGGAGTTCCTGTGTTGCCCAGACGATGACTCCCGACACACTGAGAGGCAGCAG GTTCTGTTGGAGCTGCTGCATGTCGGTGGTGTGGTCCAGTTTAATGAAGAAAGGCTGCTGGCTTTGGCGGAAAAGGCCAAGTT CTACCAAATCTGTGAGTTTCTCTATGAGAAGAAACATCTGTATGACAAGATAATTGACTGCTACCTGAGAGACCCTCTCAGAAAG ggggaGATCTTCAGCTACATCCACAATCTGTTGTCCATGCCTGGCTATAGCCcggaggagaaacaaacagtcAAGGAAAAAGTACTGCAAAACATGCAG GAGCTGGTGACCCTTGACCCCAGTAAGTTAGCCGACTTAGTGGTGTTTCACTTCGTAGAAGAGGTGCAGCAGATCATCTCTGAGTTTCAG GATGACGAGCTGCTCTACAAGTTTCTCAGCTGTCTCCTAGAGCCACG AGAGGTTCATCATCCGGGGACCATGCTCCTACTGGAACATGACCTCCATGAGCTCCTGTTGGACTTACTGTGCCGCTTCGCCCCCCAGAACCTGCTGAGCTTCCTCCAGACCTCCCAGCACTACAGATTAAAGGAGGCCATAGAA ATAACACAGAAGTATCACCACAATGAGGCTACAGCTTATCTGCTGGAGAAGAAGGGAGATACTCAAGGAGCGTTTGATGTCTTGTTAGAG ACACTGAAGGAGAAACTGAGTGTCCTCACTGctgagagtgacagagaagttgaagaagaagaaagccaTGATGATGAGGAGAAGACTGACAGTGAATCCACGCTGACAGGAGTAAAGGATtcactgaatgacatcattgCCTTGTGTCATCGAAGCTCTCCGAACCTCGACCAGCAACAGAGAGAg GTCCTTTGGTTTCCACTTCTGGAGACCATGATGAATTCTCAAAGACAAGGGAAAGGACTTGgtgccaaacacacatttgagg TGCTGAAGGAGCTGACGATGAAGGTTCTCAACTGTATGAGCAGCTTCATTTCTCTTCCTGCTATCATCCAACAAATTCTACAg GACCCGGTGTATGGGACAGGGAAGCTGGCAGAGATTCAGGGTCTCATTCTGGGTATGCTGGACACATTTACCTACGAACAG acTTTACTTGAGACAACCACCAGTCTTCTAAACCATGACCTCCACTGGTCCCTGGCTCACCTACGGGCTGCAGTCACAAGGGGACTCCACCCCCGACAGGACTACTGTAATATTTGTCTCCAGCAATACAAGAGGAGGCAGGACTCTGCTGAGGAGATCATTGTGTTCAG CTGTGGCCATCTGTATCACGTCCAGTGTCTGCAGCAGAAGGACTGCGGGTGGGCTGTTGCCCCAGAGTTGCAACAGCGGTGGAGCTGCTACAAGTGTTCATCcagcaaaggaggaagaggCGGGACTTCTTCTGAACCAAAAAGAGGCCGCAGCACGTCCTTGGCACAG ACTCGTGTTACGTCAGTGCATCATGATGCAGGAGCAGAGGCTGACAGAAAGAAG GTGTTTGTTGAGGCAACATTGGACCTTCACCAGGAACAGTCCTGGGATCAGCTACGCTGTTTATACCGAGGACCATCCAGG CTATCCATCCTTTCAGAACTGTCTCACAGCAATGAGAAACCAGGACTTCTAATTACAGCCCAACCAGGATCAGAGAATTTCCAACTTaaactctctcctccacctctgtttGAAGAGTGA
- the LOC119033821 gene encoding bryoporin-like, translated as MVHRKCYIEINNNSGCYTLANPRVFTESGYCEVPLAPMVGPCSNSSAMFNKHEGAATGSVGVITYDLFNPELNDYSHVMAVMFSVPYDRNLYSNWFAVGIFDRGIDCDYNLYDIMYNGDENNFVRAKADGSCISYEGDYIIVSASMSDSGEAVLRVDVNDTGMY; from the exons ATGGTTCATCGCAAATGCTACATCGAGATTAACAACAACTCTGGCTGCTACACTCTCGCCAATCCAAG ggTGTTCACTGAGAGTGGCTACTGTGAAGTGCCTCTGGCACCCATGGTGGGTCCCTGCTCCAACAGCAGTGCAATGTTCAACAAGCATGAAGGTGCTGCGACTGGCTCCGTCGGCGTCATTACCTACGACCTCTTCAACCCCGAACTGAACGACTACAGCCACGTCATGGCTGTCATGTTCTCCGTGCCCTACGACCGAAACCTTTACTCCAACTGGTTTGCTGTGGGGATCTTTGACAGAGGAATCGACTGCGACTACAATCTGTATGATATTATGTATAATGGAGATGAAAACAATTTTGTAAGAGCGAAGGCTGATGGCTCCTGCATTTCTTATGAGGGAGACTATATTATTGTCAGTGCCTCCATGTCAGACTCAGGTGAAGCAGTCCTGAGGGTGGATGTCAATGACACTGGCATGTATTAA
- the pcca gene encoding propionyl-CoA carboxylase alpha chain, mitochondrial has translation MAAYRLSPSLHRLLFAGKYAAFQSRCCMLHCKTQYSTVYNPDEKTFDKILIANRGEIACRVIKTCKKMGIKSVAVHSDVDSSAVHVKMADEAVCVGPAPTSKSYLNMDAIMDAIRSTGAQAVHPGYGFLSENKEFAKRLAAEGVTFIGPDTHAIMAMGDKIESKLIAKAAKVNTIPGFDGVVKTAEDAVKIAQEIGYPVMIKASAGGGGKGMRIAWNDEETREGFRFSSQEAASSFGDDRLLIEKFIDNPRHIEIQVLADKHGNALWLNERECSIQRRNQKVVEEAPSTFLDSVTRRAMGEQAVQLAKAVQYSSAGTVEFLVDSKKNFFFLEMNTRLQVEHPITECITGLDLVEQMIRVAKGYKLLHKQEDIPINGWAIESRVYAEDPYKSFGLPSIGRLSQYQEPLNLSNVRVDSGIQEGSDISIYYDPMISKLVTYGATRAEALSRMEDALDNYVIRGVTHNIPLLREIITHPRFISGDISTNFLPEVYPDGFKGHQLEVGNRRELLASAAALYITAQLRSQKVLGNLRVSSTPVECTHWELCAELGEGLYSMEVTKSGNVYIVEVDGGKVEVSGQWNLASTLLPLTINGTDRMLQCLSRDASGQIVLQYLGTSFKVRVLSKLAAELNSYMPEKVAEDTSSILRSPMPGSVVAVSVKPGDTVAEGQEICVIEAMKMQNSLTAAKQAKVKKVHCKPGETVGEGDLLVELE, from the exons ATGGCGGCATACAGACTCTCTCCATCACTGCACAGGCTGCTGTTCGCTGGAAAG TATGCCGCATTCCAGTCAAGATGCTGTATGCTGCACTGCAAAACTCAGTATTCCACCGTTTACAACCCTGATGAAAAG ACCTTTGATAAGATCCTTATCGCCAATAGAGGAGAGATTGCTTGCAGG gtGATCAAGACTTGTAAGAAAATGGGCATCAAGTCTGTAGCTGTCCACAGCGATGTAGACTCCAGTGCT gttCATGTAAAGATGGCAGATGAAGCGGTGTGTGTCGGCCCCGCCCCCACCAGTAAGAGCTACCTAAACATGGACGCCATCATGGATGCCATCAGATCCACTGGAGCTCAAGCT gTTCATCCTGGTTATGGgtttctgtctgaaaacaaagagtttgcaAAGCGCCTG GCGGCAGAGGGCGTGACATTCATCGGCCCAGACACCCATGCTATCATGGCAATGGGGGATAAAATTGAGAGCAAGCTGATCGCTAAAGCTGCTAAGGTCAACACTATCCCGGGATTTGATGGAGTGGTCAAG ACTGCTGAGGATGCTGTGAAGATCGCACAAGAAATTG GCTACCCAGTGATGATCAAAgcatctgcaggaggaggagggaaaggaatGAGGATTGCTTGGAATGACGAGGAGACGAG GGAAGGTTTCCGATTCTCATCCCAAGAAGCGGCGTCCAGTTTTGGAGACGACAGACTGCTCATTGAGAAGTTCATAGACAACCCCAGACATATAGAGATACAG GTGCTGGCTGATAAACATGGTAATGCTCTGTGGCTGAATGAGAGGGAGTGCTCCATCCAGAGGAGGAACCAGAAGGTTGTGGAAGAGGCTCCGAG TACTTTCCTCGACTCAGTGACACGGCGGGCGATGGGTGAGCAGGCCGTGCAGCTGGCCAAGGCCGTCCAGTACTCATCTGCTGGCACAGTGGAGTTCCTGGTGGATTCTAAGAAGAACTTCTTCTTCCTGGAGATGAACACACGTCTACAG GTGGAACATCCAATCACAGAGTGTATTACTGGCCTGGACCTGGTGGAGCAGATGATCAGGGTCGCGAAGGGTTACAAACTGCTGCACAAACAAGAAGATATCCCAATAAACGGCTGGGCCATCGAGAGCCGAGTCTATGCTGAG GATCCTTACAAGTCTTTTGGACTTCCCTCCATTGGACGGCTGTCTCAATACCAAGAGCCTCTCAACCTCAGCAAT GTCCGTGTAGATAGCGGCATCCAGGAGGGAAGTGACATCAGCATTTACTATGACCCCATGATCTCTAAG TTGGTTACCTACGGAGCTACACGTGCTGAAGCCCTGTCCAGGATGGAGGACGCTCTGGATAATTATGTCATCAGAG GTGTGACCCACAACATCCCCCTCCTGAGGGAGATCATCACCCACCCACGCTTTATTTCTGGCGATATCAGCACCAACTTCCTGCCAGAGGTTTACCCCGATGGCTTCAAGGGGCACCAGCTGGAAGTGGGAAACCGCAGGGAGCTGTtggcctctgcagcagcactctACATTACTGCTCAGCTCCGTTCACAGAAGGTCTTGGGTAACCTGAG GGTGTCCTCAACCCCTGTAGAATGTACACACTGGGAGCTGTGTGCAGAGCTTGGCGAAGGATTATATTCCATGGAGGTTACCAAATCAGGAAATGTTTATATT gtggaggtggatggaggAAAGGTGGAAGTCAGTGGGCAGTGGAACTTGGCCTCCACACTGCTGCCACTTACCATCAATGGCACAGACAGGATGctacag tgtctGTCCAGAGATGCTTCAGGACAGATTGTTCTGCAGTACCTGGGCACATCA TTTAAGGTCCGCGTTCTGTCCAAGTTGGCAGCAGAGTTGAACTCCTACATGCCGGAGAAAGTTGCAGAAGACACCAGCAGCATCTTGCGTTCACCAATGCCAGGCTCAGTTGTGGCTGTGTCTGTCAAGCCCGGAGATACG GTTGCAGAGGGTCAGGAGATATGTGTAATTGAAGCTATGAAGATGCAGAACAGTTTGACTGCTGCCAAGCAAGCAAAG GTTAAGAAAGTCCACTGTAAACCAGGGGAGACGGTGGGAGAAGGagacctgctggtggagcttGAATAA